In the genome of Pseudorca crassidens isolate mPseCra1 chromosome 12, mPseCra1.hap1, whole genome shotgun sequence, one region contains:
- the PLA2G1B gene encoding phospholipase A2 — protein MIKCTIPGSDPLLDFNDYGCYCGLGGSGTPVDELDTCCQTHDNCYREAKKLDSCTFLLDNPYTESYSYSCSNTEITCNSKNNDCEAFICNCDRTAAICFSKVPYNKEHKNLDTKKYCKG, from the exons ATGATCAAGTGCACGATCCCCGGCAGTGACCCCTTGCTGGATTTCAACGACTACGGCTGCTATTGTGGCCTGGGTGGATCAGGGACCCCTGTGGATGAACTGGACAC GTGCTGCCAGACACACGACAACTGCTACAGAGAAGCCAAGAAACTAGACAGCTGTACATTCCTCTTGGACAATCCCTACACTGAAAGCTACTCATACTCGTGTTCTAACACTGAGATCACCTGCAACA GCAAAAACAATGACTGTGAGGCCTTCATCTGCAACTGTGACCGCACTGCTGCCATCTGCTTCTCAAAGGTCCCGTACAACAAGGAGCACAAGAACCTGGACACCAAGAAGTACTGTAAGGGCTGA